The following DNA comes from Mycobacterium sp. MS1601.
ATCGTGTCTGAGAAGACGGGGTATCCGGTGCAGATGTTGGGGCTGGATATGGAGATGGAGGCTGAGCTGGGGATCGATTCGATCAAGCAGGTGGAGATCTTGGCGGCGTTGCAGGGGCGGTTCCCGGGGGCGCCGGAGGTTGCGGCGTCGGAGTTGGCGCGGTTGCGCACGTTGCAGGATGTGGTCGATTCGTTGGCGGAGTTCGGTTCTGGTGGCGTGGTTGGTGTGACTGCGCCGGTGGTGGCTGAGTCGGTTGGTGATGTGGTGTTGTCCATCGTGTCTGAGAAGACGGGGTATCCGGTGCAGATGTTGGGGCTGGATATGGAGATGGAGGCTGAGCTGGGGATCGATTCGATCAAGCAGGTGGAGATCTTGGCGGCGTTGCAGGGGCGGTTCCCGGGGCGCCGGAGGTTGCGGCGTCGGAGTTGGCGCGGTTGCGCACGTTGCAGGATGTGGTCGATTCGTTGGCGGAGTTCGGTTCTGGTGGCGTGGTTGGTGTGACTGCGCCGGTGGTGGCTGAGTCGGTTGGTGATGTGGTGTTGTCCATCGTGTCTGAGAAGACGGGGTATCCGGTGCAGATGTTGGGGCTGGATATGGAGATGGAGGCTGAGCTGGGGATCGATTCGATCAAGCAGGTGGAGATCTTGGCGGCGTTGCAGGGGCGGTTCCCGGGGGCGCCGGAGGTTGCGGCGTCGGAGTTGGCGCGGTTGCGCACGTTGCAGGATGTGGTCGATTCGTTGGCGGAGTTCGGTTCTGGTGGCGTGGTTGGTGTGACTGCGCCGGTGGTGGCTGAGTCGGTTGGTGATGTGGTGTTGTCCATCGTGTCTGAGAAGACGGGGTATCCGGTGCAGATGTTGGGGCTGGATATGGAGATGGAGGCTGAGCTGGGGATCGATTCGATCAAGCAGGTGGAGATCTTGGCGGCGTTGCAGGGGCGGTTCCCGGGGCGCCGGAGGTTGCGGCGTCGGAGTTGGCGCGGTTGCGCACGCTGCAGGACGTGGTCGACACCGTCGGTGGCCTCGGGTCGGTCGAGGAGTCGGAAACCTTTGCCTCAGAGCAGGAGTTGGGGGACTCGCCCCCACCCGGCGGGCTGCGCAGTACCCAGGTCGAATTCCGCAGCGTTCCGCCGAGCGGATTCGCCATGGCCGGACTACGCGACGGTGAGGTGTTCATCACCCGCGAGGACCCCGCGTTCGCCGCGTCGCTGGAACAGGTGATGGCCTCCCACGAGATCAAGGCCCGCGTCGTCGATACGGTGCCCGAGCATGCGAGTGCCGTCATCAGCCTCGCCGCGCTGGGCCCGGTGGCCTCGGCCCAAGACGGTGTGGACATGCATCTGCGTGCCTTCCACGCGGCCCGCAGCGTCGCCAGGAGCACCGCACATTCACGGTTGTTCGTCACCGTGCAGTCCACCGGCGGCCGGTTCGCCGAATCCGATGTGCCGGTGGGTGTCGCCGCCCTGGCCAAAACCGCCGCGTGGGAATGGCCCAACGGTTCGGTCCGGGCGATCGACATGGAAACCCCGGACGCTCACCGGCTGGCAGCCGAGTTGCTCGCGGGGGGCAGCGGTGTCGAGGTCGCGCTGCGTGACGACGGCACCCGGTTGGTCGCGGTTGACGACACCGACATGTCATCCATGGGGGAGACCATCAGTGTCGCCGAGGGCGGCGTTGTCGTGGTGACCGGCGGCGCACGTGGTGTCACGGCTCATTCGGCACTCGCGTTGGCCAAACGCCACGGCCTGCGGCTGGCCCTGCTGGGCCGCACCCCGCTTCGTGAACAGACAGCCCAGGACTCAACGGGGAACACCGTCACCGAGATCGCCACCACACTGGCCGCATCAGCTCGATCCAGGGGAGAGAACCTCACGCTGCCCGAGGCGCGGGCGCAGGCGGCACAACTGCTGGCGGAGAGAGAAGTTCGACGCACTCTGGCCGCGGCCCAACACCAGGGGACCTCCGCGAGCTACTTTGCCGCCGATATCGCCGACCGGGCGGAACTGGGACGCGTACTGGACCGGGTGCGCCACACCATGGGCCCCATCGTCGGCGTGGTGCACGGTGCGGGCGTGCTTGCCGACAAGCGTCTTGAAGACCTCGACGATCACCAATTCACCACCGTGTTCAGCACCAAGGTGATCGGCGCTGAAGCACTACTGGACGAAACCGCCTCGGACAACCTGCGCTTCATCTCGTTGTTCTCGTCCATCGCGGCCCGGGCAGGCAATCCGGGCCAGTGCGCCTACGCCGCGGCCAACGCAGCACTGGAAGCCATCGCCGCTCGCGAAGCCGTCAAGCGCGGCAACGAGTGTGTGGTCCGTGCCTTCGGGTGGGGCCCCTGGGACGGTGGCATGGTCGATGCCACTCTCAAGAGTCGCTTCCTGGACTCCGGGGTCGGGGTCATCCCACTCGACGACGGTGCTCAGTTCTTCGCCGACCACGCTCTGCGTCGCTCACCGGTCACCGCCGTGGTGGTGGCGGCGCCGGCGCAACCCCGGCTGCGAACGGCACGCCTGGATTGGGACGTCTCCACCGAGATTCTGCCCATTCTCGCCGATCACCAGGTTCGTGGCCGCGTGGTGGTGCCCGTGGTCATTGTCCTGGACGCCATGTTGCGGGCCGCCGAGGGCCTGCTCGCCGGAGAACGGTGTGTGGTGCAGGACTTCCAGGTGCTGTCCGGCGTCACCTTCGCTGAACGTGAGAAGCAGGAACTCACACTCGATTTCGAACCCACGGGCGCGTCCTATGCCGTCAGCGTCCTCGACGGTGAGGGGCGCAGACGCTACCGCGCCGTGCTGTCACCCGACAGCGGACCGGCCACGTCCCCGCGCCTGTTCGTGCCGGAGGTTACGGGTGCCCCCTGGCCGATGAGCGTGGCCGACGCCTACTCCGGTCCGCTCTTCCACGGGCCCCGGTTCGCCGCCATCAAGGATCTCGGTGCGGTGGGCGACGGCGGTGGCACCGCAACCGTCCGCAGTCTCGGTGAACTCGGTTGGCCACAGGACAATTGGGCCATCGATCCGGCCGGCGTGGATGGTGGGCTCCAGCTGGGCATTCTCTGGGCAAGCACGCACGGTCACCCCCTGGTGCTCCCGGTGCGCATCCGACGTGCGGTGCTGCACCGCCCGGCCGGAGCGGGCAGCCTGCGCTGCCGACTGGCCGCTCATCGAGTCAGCGACAAACAGGTCGACTTCGACATCGTGCTGGACACCACCGACGGCGAGTTGGTGGCCGAACTCGCCGGCGTCGAGTTCTATGTCGCCGGCGCTGGTGCGGACACCCCGGCGTGAGTGATTTCGAGCCCGTCGCCATCGTCGGGCGCAGCTGCATCCTGCCCGGTGCCAGCACACCGGACGAGTTGTTCCATGCGACGTTGAACAGGCGCAGCCTGCTGACGCCCACGCCACGCGAACACTGGCGAGGCGTTGACCCCGCAACGTTGCAGGCCAGCCGCAAGACCGGCCTTCGTGTCGCGTCTGCCACCGGCGGCTACGTCGACCCGGCGTTCGATCTGTCCCAAACAGTGCTACCCATACCGGGTTTCGCGGATCTGGACCCCATTGTCCACTGGCTCGCCCACTGCGCCCAGCGGGCGCTCGACGGCACTGCTGCCGATCCGCGGACCGGGCTGATCGTCGGCAACCTCTCCTACCCCAGCACGTCGAACACCGAGTTCGTGGAAGGCGTGTGGAACAACCGGAGTGACGTCGACCCCCGCAACCGGTTCAACTCCGGCCTTCCGATTCAACTGGTGGCCTCGGCCATGCGGATGACCGGGCCGGCTTTCGCGCTGGATGCCGCCTGCGCGTCGTCGCTGTACGCCATCAAGCTCGCCTGCGATGCCCTGCACGACGGTGAGGCCGACGTGATGCTGGCCGGCGGCGTGAACGGCGCCGACGACCTGTTCCTGCATCTGGGCTTCACCTCACTGCAGGCACTGAGCCCAACGGGGCGTTCGCGCCCGTTCCACGTCGAAGCCGACGGTCTGGTGCCCTCTGCCGGCGCTGCACTGGTGGCGTTGCGCCGACTCGAGGACGCCCAGCGACGCGGTGACCACATCCTCGGGGTGATCACCGGTATCGGGCTGTCCAACGACGGCAGGCAGAGTGGCTTTCTGGCACCCGCCGTCTCGGGTCAGACCAGGGCGATGTCGGCGGCACTGGCGCAGGCCGGGCTCAACCCGTCCGACATCGACTATGTGGACTGTCACGCCACCGGCACGCCGCTTGGCGATGCGACCGAACTGGAGAGCATCCTGTCCGCCTACGGCGACGTGCCGCTGAAACTGGGCGCGTTGAAAGGCAATCTCGGACACACCATCACCGTCTCCGGCGCGGCCAGCCTGATCAATGTCCTGTCCGCCATGCAGGCCGGTGGGATACCACCAGCACTGTGCGACAGGCCGATCGACGCACTCGGCGACACCCCGTTTTCGTTGGTCACCGAGTCCTCGTCCTGGGACAGCACGCTCAAACGCGCGGCAGTCAGCAACTTCGGGTTCGGTGGCAACAACGCTCACCTCATCGTGGAGAGCTACGTCCCGACGCGACAGCCGGCCCGGACGCCGTCTCGTCCCGCCGGTGA
Coding sequences within:
- a CDS encoding SDR family NAD(P)-dependent oxidoreductase: MVDTVGGLGSVEESETFASEQELGDSPPPGGLRSTQVEFRSVPPSGFAMAGLRDGEVFITREDPAFAASLEQVMASHEIKARVVDTVPEHASAVISLAALGPVASAQDGVDMHLRAFHAARSVARSTAHSRLFVTVQSTGGRFAESDVPVGVAALAKTAAWEWPNGSVRAIDMETPDAHRLAAELLAGGSGVEVALRDDGTRLVAVDDTDMSSMGETISVAEGGVVVVTGGARGVTAHSALALAKRHGLRLALLGRTPLREQTAQDSTGNTVTEIATTLAASARSRGENLTLPEARAQAAQLLAEREVRRTLAAAQHQGTSASYFAADIADRAELGRVLDRVRHTMGPIVGVVHGAGVLADKRLEDLDDHQFTTVFSTKVIGAEALLDETASDNLRFISLFSSIAARAGNPGQCAYAAANAALEAIAAREAVKRGNECVVRAFGWGPWDGGMVDATLKSRFLDSGVGVIPLDDGAQFFADHALRRSPVTAVVVAAPAQPRLRTARLDWDVSTEILPILADHQVRGRVVVPVVIVLDAMLRAAEGLLAGERCVVQDFQVLSGVTFAEREKQELTLDFEPTGASYAVSVLDGEGRRRYRAVLSPDSGPATSPRLFVPEVTGAPWPMSVADAYSGPLFHGPRFAAIKDLGAVGDGGGTATVRSLGELGWPQDNWAIDPAGVDGGLQLGILWASTHGHPLVLPVRIRRAVLHRPAGAGSLRCRLAAHRVSDKQVDFDIVLDTTDGELVAELAGVEFYVAGAGADTPA